AACTTGGGAGGCATCCCCATTTGTCCTCTTTGAGCTCATATCTGTTTTTACTTGAcatctttttgtttcaattgtTAGTAAAAAGAATGGCATGATATATTTGGTGGCTTAATTGTTTGACAATTCTGGGTTTGTGCTATACAAAATACGAATTCTATTCATCACCAATTGTTTCTAGAACGATTAAGCTATCAATTAAGGTGCTCTGAAATTCTGTACTTCTCAACCTGTTTCTCCACTAGGATAGTTGTCTACGATCTCCTTGGATGCCACGACAATGTCCCGTTCAATAGCTGTGCAAAATGAGGAACAAAACAACTTTATTGAATATAGAAAGTGCAATTTTGTAAACTAAGAACAAGTTTCGGAACGCGGTATAAaccgtgttttaaaaaaatttaatttttttttaaaatttaatatgatttgtatgttttggatcgttttaatatgctgatatcaaaaataatttattaaaaataaaaaaatcattagcatgcatttcggtacaaaatattatttgaaaagcaaccgttaTTACACTGCTAAACACCCTTAGAAACTCCTTAATAAGGGATATCGAGTTTCTCAATCAAATGTTtccaatgaaaataattaaataattacagatttaaatttcatgtattaaattttaatttataaaattaaatataaaataatatgtgattatataaattttaatttcaaaaaaatttcacttcAAAAGACGtgttaagaaattataatacaaattatattttagagtctaatataataatttaaattttaaaattaagataatttttttgacaaaaaaatacaaaagagttatctttttattttttttattattgctttTTGAACCTCATGTTATAGTTAAAAAACTctgtaatttaataaaataattattaaacctcACCTATTTCAATAGGTTAGTCGAGATccataaattaactttaaattcttaaacaagatattgaCTAAACCTAATCTAAGAGGGTGATTGATAGTGTGGTaatagttgctttttaaataatttttttatgttgaaatatatgtcaatgattttattttttaaaaattatttttgatactagcacatcaaaacgatccaaaacatataaattatattaaattttaacaaaaaaaaaatttaaattttttagaaatatagttTGTATCATATTCTTAAATATACTCTAATTTTAGgataatattttgtaaatattttaaaaaaactaccccgctacaataaaaaaacactgtaacaaGAATAAACATGGTGACTGTGACTAATGTGACTTGTAAGCTTCTTTCTTTTGTCCTGCGTGAACTAAAAACAATCATAACTAGCTAGCAAAGTCTAGTCAGCAataccatttattttttgttcccATGGCTGTTCAATTGTTGCAGCCGATTCTCATTGATACCTTTCCCTGTCTATTTTgcatttatgtattttataaatcaggttttttttgttgcaagcTGGTAGGTAAAACTTGGCTTGTATATATACAGTTGTTGGCAATATAAACCACCCCTACATGCACCTTCCTCGAGTTCATCTTCTTCTGTAAATTTTCAATAGGAATACACAGATCCACAAGTGTAGGGAACGAGAGTATCAAAATGCATGTAGGGCTCAGTAgggattttttattaattttttccaaaTATTCATTTCCTAGTGTACATAGAATAACACTCACACAACTTATAGATTCACAAGTAGATTTATTTTATCCCAGGTTTGATCTATACGATGCAATATGTCAgtaatctattttattttattttattgtaagaTGCTCATCATGATAATCTGAGGAAGTTTTCGTCAATAAGCATGTGATTAATAGACATACATGCCGTAGATATAAGTGGCGAAGACGTTGACTTCAATAATATATACGGGTCCTAACTCTCCTATAAGTAGCCCTTTTAGCTTCCAGTACTACAGTAGCCTGCCCCCATATCCATTCACTTGGTTGGTTTCCTGACATTGGGAATTGGACCAAGAATGGAATCTCAGGACAATAAGAAATCTCATGAAGAGAAGCAGGAGGAGGTGAAGATCAAGGGAGATGATAAGAGAAAGAAACTTGGAGGCATTAAAGCAACTCCATTCATCCTTGGTgagtttgttttgctttattaAGTTGGGCGGCCGAGAGCTGAAATGTCTGTTCTTTTAACCTTCATGTTTTTGCAGCAACTGAAATATTTGACAGATTCTCTACCATTGGTTTCCATGCCAACATGATAACGTACCTTACTCAGCAGCTGAACTTGCCTCTTGTAAGGGCCTCTAACATTGTCTCAAACTTCGATGGAACCTCCAGCTTAACACCTTTGATCGGTGCTTTGATTGCTGACTCATTTGCTGGCCGATTTTGGGCCATTATCGTTGGTTCCATTATCTTTGAACTGGTTCTTATTCTCTTCACTCTCTCggcatatatttttgtttaatgttgtagcactaagtttttaattaactGAAGATCCATACATGAAAGTACGTAGAATCTTGATGCAGCTGTTAATAAGGTCTCTTGGGTTTTCAATATAGTCGTCAAATCAATCTTTATCGAATGCGTTTGTTTTCCATGTTATCATTTTGGATTCAAATTTAAGAATAGATTGCGAGAGAAGAATTTCTCATGAATGCACTAGTCCGATATGGGCTAGAGAAGGCTTTTACATGGACGAAGAGACAGTTTGGGAATGCAGGAAGCTTCTGATGCAGGTTGTACAGTGTTCCCAAACTGACACGAAGCTCATTGGTCGATCCAAACTAGTTAGTTCAGAAAGCTGAAGAATTAATTTGGCCCAGAAATGCTTAATTCGAAACTACAATACATTTCCGTGCATGCCATTTCCGCTGTATAACCAATAGATTCACATCTGTAATTATTACCACAGGGATTAATTAGCTTCACCACAACAGCACTACTGAAATCACTACATCCTCCACCTTGTCCAACGCTTGTGGACTGCAAAGAGGCTTCGAATTTCCAACTAAGCACCCTCTACTTGTCTCTACTCCTCTTAGCTATTGGCTTGGGTGGAACTAGGCCTTGTGTTATGACCTATGCCGCAGACCAATTGGATATGAGCAAATCAAGCGTCGAATCTCGAAGCTGGAACTTTTTCAATTGGTACTATTTTAGCTTGGGATTAGCAAGAGTAACAGCAGTGAGTGTTGTGGTCTACATACAAGATAATGTGAGTTGGGGGTGGGGTCTTGGAATACCTACTATCGCCATGGGTATAGCTTTCATTGTCTTTCTAGCTGGTTCTCCGCTTTATAAGAAGGTGAAACCAGGAGGAAGCCCATTGGTCAGAGTAACTCAAGTGATTGTTTCTGCTATAAGGAAGAGAAAAGCTGTGGCTCCAGAAGATTCAAGTCTCTTGTACCAAAACAAAGAACTTGATGCTGCTATATCTGTACATGGAAGGCTTTTACACACCCCTCAGTTCAAGTAAGTTGTGTTAAGCTCCTGATGTTGctatatgttttcaaattatctttagAATGCTGAACAATATGGGAACCCGACCTAGGCCAGTACCATGTGGTCATTGACCTTAAATTTGCTGTTGAAGAATTTCTGAACTGGCCTTCTCGTTTTTCAGGTGGCTTGATAAAGCAGCAGTAATGAAGGATGGTGAAGCAACAGATTCCAACCCACCAAATCCATGGAAGATAGCAACCGTGCATCGAGTAGAGGAGCTAAAATCCTTTCTCAGATTGCTTCCAGTTTGGGCAGCAGGGATTCTACTTGTCACAGCTAATTCACATAGTGGCAGCTTCAATACTCAACAGGCTTGGACTATGAAACGTCATCTGTCAAATTCCTTCCAAATTCCACCAGCTAGCATGTCCGCCTTCGCTATCCTGACCGGGATGATAGGGCTCGTTCTCTACGAACGCCTCTTCGTGCCCTTTGTGCGAAGATTCACAGGAACCCCTGCAGGCATCACATACCTACAAAGAATGGGCATAGGCCTAATCTTCAACATTCTCACGTCAATTGTTTCAGCATTGGttgagaaaaagagaagaacagTGGCAGAGCATCATAACTTATTGGATAACCCTAAAGCCATTGTTCCTATAAGTGTATTCTGGCTAGTTCCTCAGCTTTCCCTTCATGGAATATCAGAAATCTTCATGACTGTTGGACAGTTG
The Populus nigra chromosome 3, ddPopNigr1.1, whole genome shotgun sequence genome window above contains:
- the LOC133690325 gene encoding protein NRT1/ PTR FAMILY 3.1-like; protein product: MESQDNKKSHEEKQEEVKIKGDDKRKKLGGIKATPFILATEIFDRFSTIGFHANMITYLTQQLNLPLVRASNIVSNFDGTSSLTPLIGALIADSFAGRFWAIIVGSIIFELGLISFTTTALLKSLHPPPCPTLVDCKEASNFQLSTLYLSLLLLAIGLGGTRPCVMTYAADQLDMSKSSVESRSWNFFNWYYFSLGLARVTAVSVVVYIQDNVSWGWGLGIPTIAMGIAFIVFLAGSPLYKKVKPGGSPLVRVTQVIVSAIRKRKAVAPEDSSLLYQNKELDAAISVHGRLLHTPQFKWLDKAAVMKDGEATDSNPPNPWKIATVHRVEELKSFLRLLPVWAAGILLVTANSHSGSFNTQQAWTMKRHLSNSFQIPPASMSAFAILTGMIGLVLYERLFVPFVRRFTGTPAGITYLQRMGIGLIFNILTSIVSALVEKKRRTVAEHHNLLDNPKAIVPISVFWLVPQLSLHGISEIFMTVGQLEFLYDQSPESMRSIALGLFWIANSMGNYLGTFMVSLVHKYTGHKNNWLPDRNLNRGKLDYYYWLVTGIQLVNFVYFVICAWFYNYKPLEEDMEADFKASEDGAAGN